The window AGATTGGAATTGCGATGGAATCGGGTCAAATAATGAAGGAGCACCAAACGCCTTTTCCCATTATCGTGCACATCCTGAAAGGGGAGATTGACTTTGGTGTGAATGGTGAAGTGAGTCGCTTGCATGAAGGAGATATCCTGAGCCTGGAAGGAGGCATACCTCACGATCTCACAGCTAAAAAGCCGAGCATCGTGCGCCTCAGTTTGAGCAAACTCGACCGAACTGAGCGCGTTCAGCAAGTAGCTAAAAACTCCTGATTTCACTTTATGAAAACTCTGACTTCACGAGAAGATATCGCCAACCTCGTTCATTCGTTTTATGCGAAAATTAGAACAGACGACATGCTCGGATCAGTATTCAACCGACACATCGCTGAAGATGAATGGCCCGCTCACCTATCCAAACTCACCGATTTCTGGGAAATGAAGCTTTTGGGTGGCACCAATTTTCAAGGCAGTCCCACCCGCAAACACATCGAAGTTGATCAAGCTTCGGGGCATACCATCTCTCAAGATCACTTTGCTCAGTGGCTTCGCCTTTGGCATGAAACCATCGACGAATCGTTTACTGGCGCGCTGGCCGAACGCGCAAAAAGGCAGTCCCGAAAAATGGCGACGGGTCAGTATATTGGGATTTGGCAGAGTAGGCAATGAACTTTCCCCATGTCTCCATTCTTATCAGGGTGTTTCAATTTTCGACTTCGTAGAGTTTCGGCTCCTCAGTACCTCTTTGCAGCATCAAGTCTTTGTTCATCTCGAAGTGGCTTTTTGTCATGCGATTCAAATATTCTTCCAATGGAATCAGACCGACAGCTTTTCTCCTGGTGTTGACATTTGAGCTATCCGCAAGGGCCTTGGGAATGGCCTGCCCTGTTTCCATGATGTAGGTGACCTGTGTGCCGTAAACTTGCTTTTCCCCTGAGTTCAGGTTCACGCGGTCAGTCAGCAAGGCATAATTTC of the Cryomorphaceae bacterium 1068 genome contains:
- a CDS encoding cupin domain-containing protein, which gives rise to MKKSSFENELKYSSERVQTKLILESSFTKEIGIAMESGQIMKEHQTPFPIIVHILKGEIDFGVNGEVSRLHEGDILSLEGGIPHDLTAKKPSIVRLSLSKLDRTERVQQVAKNS
- a CDS encoding group III truncated hemoglobin — protein: MKTLTSREDIANLVHSFYAKIRTDDMLGSVFNRHIAEDEWPAHLSKLTDFWEMKLLGGTNFQGSPTRKHIEVDQASGHTISQDHFAQWLRLWHETIDESFTGALAERAKRQSRKMATGQYIGIWQSRQ